One region of Limnospira fusiformis SAG 85.79 genomic DNA includes:
- a CDS encoding NACHT domain-containing protein — protein MYFDQSYWRTQILKIQQDDVVVRLHNSLHSDQLISRVAKPEAETNGRIPQLSLTSSLNPAFREQWRHQLPEHIFTRKEGEEPQQTVLDIFKVSQQKLLILGKPGIGKTTLLLKLARDLIKIAEEDSDSAIPILFELATLNNPKQSIDSWLVEDLKNRYNLPRFIAKKWLKNGKILPLIDGLQQVPFEKLSEFFNVRDGVVCCRDDHYLQSGKTIDSLQGLVYLQPLTDQHIHNYLHSLDGGHIWEVIQNDKGLLTLASIPLFLDLITVIDRENLYPQIDSYLFHNNDADLSQLQSDLLDIYISQRLTKNLPNTPDKSHGILNHEPVMAKRYLRWLAKRMQAQNQSEFVLHQIGHNFLGNKLLEFIYLMILVLIFGATIGILIGTIHNFLWDVFFLWDVFSSGFVGLIAGILANDFNPHFLNYGWSKIKKGVIFAMVGGIITALIAGIMGQLIYGFIYGLMAVLIILALFPLTQMGITHIKYPNQPINQAAQNSLVMFCIACPIGINLSMLYLYITGEYITILSAIIPGIAIALMFSLCLGGATIIEHYSLRWFLLDKKVIPWNYVEFLNQACDRQILQRVGGRYRFVHDLLLEHLAG, from the coding sequence ATGTATTTTGACCAATCATACTGGCGTACACAAATTCTCAAAATTCAACAAGATGATGTAGTAGTTCGTTTGCACAATTCCCTCCACAGTGATCAATTAATTTCACGGGTGGCTAAACCCGAAGCAGAAACTAATGGCAGAATACCCCAATTATCCCTAACATCCTCGTTAAACCCTGCATTTAGGGAACAATGGCGACACCAACTCCCGGAACATATTTTTACCAGAAAAGAAGGCGAAGAACCCCAACAAACAGTCCTAGATATATTTAAAGTATCCCAGCAGAAACTATTAATTTTAGGGAAACCAGGAATAGGAAAAACCACCCTACTTTTGAAATTAGCCAGAGATTTAATTAAAATCGCCGAAGAAGACTCAGATAGTGCTATCCCGATTTTATTTGAATTAGCTACTTTGAACAATCCTAAACAATCTATTGATAGTTGGCTGGTTGAAGATTTAAAAAATCGCTATAATTTACCCAGATTTATTGCCAAAAAATGGCTGAAAAATGGTAAAATACTGCCTCTTATTGATGGATTACAACAAGTACCTTTTGAGAAACTAAGTGAGTTTTTCAATGTTCGAGATGGAGTAGTTTGTTGTCGTGATGACCACTATTTACAATCGGGAAAAACTATTGATTCTTTACAAGGATTAGTGTATTTACAACCATTAACTGATCAGCATATTCATAATTATCTCCACTCTTTAGACGGCGGACATATCTGGGAGGTAATACAAAACGACAAAGGATTGCTCACCTTAGCTAGTATTCCCTTATTCCTGGATTTAATAACTGTGATTGATAGGGAAAATTTATATCCTCAAATAGATAGTTATTTGTTTCATAATAACGATGCTGATCTCAGTCAATTGCAGAGTGATTTATTAGATATCTATATTAGCCAAAGGTTAACTAAAAACCTACCCAACACACCAGATAAATCTCATGGCATTTTGAACCATGAACCCGTCATGGCTAAACGGTATCTGCGATGGTTAGCCAAGCGTATGCAAGCACAAAATCAGTCAGAGTTTGTACTACACCAAATCGGACATAATTTCTTGGGTAATAAACTGTTGGAGTTTATTTATCTGATGATTCTTGTGTTGATTTTTGGCGCGACAATCGGCATTCTTATTGGTACAATACATAATTTTTTATGGGATGTATTTTTTTTATGGGATGTATTTTCATCAGGATTTGTGGGGTTGATTGCTGGCATACTAGCTAATGATTTCAACCCGCATTTCTTAAATTATGGTTGGTCTAAAATTAAGAAGGGGGTAATTTTTGCTATGGTAGGCGGCATAATTACTGCCTTAATTGCTGGGATAATGGGGCAGTTGATTTATGGGTTTATTTATGGATTAATGGCTGTCTTGATTATCCTGGCGCTGTTTCCCTTAACTCAAATGGGTATAACTCATATCAAATATCCGAATCAGCCGATTAATCAAGCGGCCCAAAATAGCCTGGTGATGTTCTGTATAGCCTGTCCAATAGGTATAAATTTATCGATGTTATATCTGTATATAACCGGGGAATATATCACCATATTATCAGCAATAATTCCGGGAATAGCCATAGCCTTAATGTTTAGTTTGTGTTTAGGAGGTGCAACTATAATCGAACACTATAGCCTGCGCTGGTTTCTGTTGGATAAAAAAGTAATACCCTGGAATTATGTGGAGTTTCTTAATCAAGCCTGCGATCGCCAAATTCTCCAAAGAGTAGGGGGAAGATATCGTTTTGTCCACGACCTGCTGCTAGAACATTTGGCGGGATAA
- a CDS encoding polysaccharide deacetylase family protein: MAKSPIKLQLAFLYPLLYPLLKFGFPNCLWSGNLSQRQIALTIDDGPHPQYTLELLQVLDYCQIKASFFWLGIFVEKYPKIAQEVHQRGHLIGIHGYQHKSFTRLNKRELKLSLDRTQSAICQICGLPENQVIYVRPPNGLFTGKTLQLLNNWNYRTVMWSVVPEDWVEPGVEVVSDRILRQTKNGSIIVLHDGYFGGCHVAETSAKVIPKLLKQGYEFVTIDQLWMGRKNDTLFPVSNKMRSPN, encoded by the coding sequence ATGGCTAAATCTCCCATCAAACTGCAACTAGCTTTTTTGTATCCGTTATTATACCCTCTGTTAAAATTCGGTTTTCCTAATTGTTTATGGAGTGGTAATTTATCTCAACGACAAATCGCCCTAACTATAGATGACGGTCCCCATCCTCAATATACCTTGGAATTATTGCAAGTTTTGGACTATTGTCAGATTAAAGCTAGTTTTTTTTGGTTGGGAATTTTCGTCGAAAAATATCCTAAAATTGCTCAAGAAGTCCATCAGCGCGGGCATTTGATTGGGATTCATGGTTATCAGCACAAGTCTTTTACTAGGTTAAATAAACGAGAATTAAAGTTAAGTTTAGACCGAACTCAATCGGCGATTTGTCAGATTTGTGGATTGCCAGAAAATCAAGTTATCTATGTGCGTCCTCCTAATGGATTGTTTACCGGGAAAACTTTACAACTTCTGAATAATTGGAACTATCGAACAGTGATGTGGTCTGTGGTTCCGGAAGATTGGGTAGAACCGGGGGTAGAGGTGGTGAGCGATCGCATTTTGCGACAGACTAAAAATGGCTCGATAATTGTCCTTCATGATGGCTATTTTGGTGGCTGTCATGTAGCAGAAACTAGCGCTAAGGTGATTCCAAAATTATTAAAACAAGGATATGAGTTTGTCACTATTGATCAGTTGTGGATGGGAAGAAAAAATGATACCCTGTTCCCTGTTAGTAATAAAATGCGATCGCCTAATTAA
- a CDS encoding calcium-binding protein, translating into MVLRPETDPITGLLRLVGDDNPVDITFFENQLGVFPLGVFLGSGNDTVRSLVDPALIYGNQGNDQIFGGGGNDTLYGGQGDDYIEGNEGDDLIFGNAGNDILSGGPGNDTIFGGPGNDVIDGDAGNNLIYGGQGSDILRGGEGNDLILGDAGENTIFGGPGNDTLYGGTDDDQIGGGLGNDLILGGSGDDIISGGEGDDTIYGGLGNDLILADEGNNILFGNSGSNTLVGGTGNDTFVLEAGNGLTTIADTDQIFDFTPGQDTILLLGDAPIDQLNIILDDTNPNINNTILETPTGEIIALLRGIRPNDINRSDFFVPGVLSFESTRFEVQDNGMSTQPITVVRSGGEDGAVSVTLIPSLLTPLPPRGVDISPIMINFPDGELGGKTVSILIANNPIVTYPEVLELSLQDATGNATLINPTVATLSIISDQTPPDPIQTFNNPIPESFARFGAALETVNNQILIGSPGWNNSQGLVYVLDGTTGEVLPAFQNPSANAGSSEFGAAIASLGLAPVIGAPTDSSIAFASGAVYVYNTITGLPVTQLFNPTPEPFDYFGYSLATIGNDIIIGAPGDSTSELRGGIAYLFDGITGELRQIFNNPNPQPDDYFGAAIASVGDWVLIGAPGSLGIGQSNSPGSAYLFNSVTGDLIQSFRNPNPGLDNFGHAVAWTGIGRDIIIGSPGDDQRGINAGAAFLIDGITGSILANYTPENLRTGDRFGEFITTTSNNNVVVGSPGFGPFDFGAAFKFQLRTGELLETYLHPELPPSDGVLNFGSAIASFNAGLIIAAPDTNIGLEGVGAVYQF; encoded by the coding sequence ATGGTATTAAGACCTGAAACTGATCCAATTACTGGTTTGCTGCGCCTTGTCGGAGATGATAACCCCGTAGATATCACCTTTTTTGAGAATCAATTAGGGGTGTTTCCCTTGGGAGTATTTCTAGGGTCTGGAAATGATACAGTCCGAAGTTTAGTAGACCCAGCACTAATTTATGGAAACCAGGGGAATGATCAAATATTTGGAGGGGGAGGAAATGACACCTTATATGGCGGTCAGGGAGATGATTATATCGAGGGTAATGAAGGTGATGATTTAATCTTTGGAAATGCTGGGAATGATATCCTATCAGGAGGACCGGGAAATGATACCATATTTGGGGGACCGGGAAATGATGTTATTGATGGAGATGCGGGAAATAATCTAATTTATGGTGGACAAGGTTCTGATATTCTTAGGGGTGGAGAAGGTAATGATTTAATTTTGGGAGATGCTGGAGAAAATACCATCTTTGGCGGACCAGGAAATGATACCTTATATGGGGGAACTGATGATGATCAAATTGGTGGCGGACTGGGAAATGATCTGATTTTGGGCGGATCTGGTGATGATATTATTAGCGGTGGCGAGGGGGATGATACCATCTATGGGGGACTGGGAAACGATCTGATTTTAGCAGACGAGGGTAATAATATACTATTCGGAAATTCCGGGAGTAATACCCTAGTGGGAGGGACGGGAAATGATACCTTTGTCTTAGAGGCTGGTAATGGTTTGACCACCATTGCTGACACTGATCAGATTTTTGATTTTACCCCCGGACAAGATACTATTTTGCTACTGGGAGATGCTCCCATAGACCAGCTAAATATTATTCTTGATGACACTAACCCTAATATAAATAATACCATTCTGGAAACTCCCACCGGAGAAATTATAGCCCTATTGCGAGGTATCCGTCCTAATGATATTAACCGCAGTGACTTTTTTGTTCCGGGTGTTTTATCCTTTGAATCAACCAGATTTGAAGTACAGGATAATGGCATGAGTACCCAACCCATTACCGTGGTGCGTTCCGGTGGTGAAGATGGTGCAGTTAGTGTAACTTTGATTCCCAGTTTATTAACTCCTTTACCTCCCAGGGGTGTTGATATCAGCCCAATTATGATTAATTTTCCCGATGGAGAATTGGGGGGTAAAACTGTATCAATTCTCATCGCTAATAATCCCATTGTTACCTATCCTGAAGTCTTAGAATTATCGTTACAAGATGCCACCGGAAATGCTACTTTAATTAATCCCACTGTGGCGACATTAAGCATTATTTCTGACCAGACTCCCCCTGACCCTATCCAAACCTTTAATAACCCCATACCTGAATCTTTTGCTAGGTTTGGCGCGGCTTTAGAAACTGTGAACAATCAGATTTTAATTGGTAGTCCGGGATGGAATAATTCCCAAGGTCTAGTTTATGTTTTAGACGGCACAACGGGAGAAGTTTTACCAGCCTTTCAGAACCCTTCTGCTAATGCTGGAAGTTCAGAGTTTGGCGCTGCTATTGCTAGTTTAGGTTTAGCCCCGGTAATTGGTGCGCCCACAGATAGTAGCATCGCCTTTGCTTCGGGTGCGGTTTATGTTTATAATACGATAACTGGTTTACCCGTAACTCAATTATTTAATCCCACCCCAGAACCTTTTGATTATTTTGGCTACAGTTTGGCGACTATTGGTAATGATATAATAATTGGTGCGCCAGGGGATAGTACATCGGAATTGCGAGGGGGAATTGCTTATTTATTTGATGGTATAACCGGAGAATTACGGCAAATTTTTAATAATCCTAACCCGCAACCAGATGATTATTTTGGGGCGGCGATCGCCTCTGTGGGAGACTGGGTATTAATTGGCGCACCGGGTAGTTTGGGAATTGGTCAGTCAAACAGTCCGGGTTCGGCTTATTTATTTAATAGTGTAACGGGAGATTTAATCCAGTCTTTCCGTAACCCTAACCCAGGACTAGATAATTTTGGTCATGCTGTCGCCTGGACGGGAATTGGACGGGATATTATCATCGGATCTCCGGGTGATGACCAGCGGGGAATAAATGCTGGGGCGGCATTTTTAATTGATGGTATTACTGGGTCAATTTTGGCAAATTACACACCGGAAAACTTGCGGACAGGCGATCGCTTTGGTGAGTTCATAACCACCACCAGCAACAATAATGTTGTGGTAGGATCTCCCGGTTTCGGTCCTTTCGATTTTGGGGCGGCGTTCAAATTCCAGTTACGCACCGGGGAATTATTAGAAACCTATTTACACCCCGAACTTCCTCCCAGTGATGGAGTGTTGAACTTTGGTAGTGCGATCGCCAGCTTTAATGCAGGGCTAATAATTGCCGCCCCAGACACGAATATCGGCTTAGAAGGTGTTGGGGCGGTTTATCAGTTTTAG